The following proteins are co-located in the Solanum pennellii chromosome 8, SPENNV200 genome:
- the LOC107027329 gene encoding L-gulonolactone oxidase 3 — MTNLLWLCLVLWISTTTLFTISFAMPPPNPIRCNDINSNCQLSNSYGVWGDRQTCHAPNIVYPTTEEQLRQELANANKNNLKVKIVTKFSHTIPKLACPSNSKNSLFISTEKYDSTIDINVERLTVTTDGGVGLRKLIDTIEKAGLSLVASTYWEGVTVAGVISTGAHGSSWWGKGGAIHDHVIGLNLIVPANENEGYAKIIKLTPKDSLFNAAKVSLGLLGIISKVTFQLEAAFKRSIRLNYTNDSGIEDEFMEHARKNEFGDIQWYPSRQIAVYRYDNRVPLNTPGDGLNDFLGFQSNPIVLSKSVRATEKGFEDTRNIGGKCIMASSFVAYKKLIANGLKNNKLIFTGYPVVGHQGKMQSSGSCLYSSSIDITSTCSWDPRINGLFFYESTAIFPSSKFGNFIRDVKKLRDLVKPENMCGVDIYNGFLFRFIKASDAYLGQGEDSVVVDFNYYRASDALNPRFNQDIWEEIEQMAFVKYRAKPHWAKNRNVAFVDVQKKYPKFNKFVGAKVQLDPKNMFSSEWSDEILFGKQQGLKSDGCALEGMCICSEDRHCSPSKGYFCKPGLVYQEAHVCRFSSISTS, encoded by the exons atgaccaATCTTTTGTGGCTTTGCCTTGTCCTATGGATTTCAACAACCACACTTTTTACAATCTCCTTTGCTATGCCACCACCAAATCCGATCAGATGCAACGACATTAACTCAAATTGCCAACTCTCCAACTCCTACGGTGTTTGGGGCGATAGGCAAACATGTCACGCCCCAAACATCGTCTATCCAACAACAGAAGAACAACTTCGTCAAGAATTAGCCAATGCAAACAAAAACAACCTTAAGGTCAAAATCGTCACAAAATTTTCTCACACAATCCCTAAACTAGCATGTCCTAGTAATTCAAAAAATTCCCTCTTCATAAGTACCGAAAAATATGACTCTACCATCGATATTAACGTGGAAAGACTTACTGTCACTACTGATGGTGGAGTTGGACTACGTAAACTTATCGATACGATAGAAAAAGCGGGATTAAGTTTGGTAGCGTCTACGTATTGGGAAGGCGTGACGGTTGCCGGAGTAATTAGCACGGGGGCTCACGGTAGTTCGTGGTGGGGCAAAGGAGGAGCAATTCATGATCATGTTATTGGTCTTAATCTTATTGTACCGGCTAATGAAAATGAAGGCTatgctaaaataattaaattaacaccAAAAGATTCACTTTTTAATGCTGCTAAAGTGTCTCTTGGATTGCTTGGCATCATTTCTAAG GTGACATTTCAATTGGAGGCAGCATTCAAGAGAAGTATAAGATTAAATTACACAAATGATAGTGGTATTGAAGATGAATTTATGGAACATGCAAGGAAAAATGAATTTGGTGATATTCAATGGTACCCTTCTAGACAAATTGCTGTGTATAGATATGATAATAGGGTCCCCTTAAACACACCTGGTGATGGTCTTAATGATTTTCTTGGATTTCAATCCAATCCTATTGTGCTCTCCAAATCTGTTCGAGCCACAG AAAAGGGGTTTGAAGATACAAGAAACATTGGTGGAAAATGCATAATGGCAAGTTCTTTCGTGGCATACAAAAAATTGATAGCAAATGGattaaaaaacaacaaattaatcTTCACTGGTTATCCAGTAGTAGGTCATCAAGGCAAAATGCAATCTTCAGGTTCTTGTTTGTACTCATCCTCTATAGACATCACTAGCACATGTTCATGGGATCCAAGAATCAATGGACTCTTCTTCTATGAATCCACAGCCATATTCCCATCTTCTAAATTCGGAAATTTCATACGTGATGTTAAAAAATTACGCGATTTAGTCAAGCCAGAGAACATGTGTGGGGTTGACATATATAATGGATTTCTATTTCGTTTTATCAAGGCCTCGGATGCATATTTAGGCCAAGGGGAAGATTCAGTGGTTGTTGATTTTAACTATTATCGCGCTAGTGATGCCTTGAACCCGCGATTTAATCAAGACATTTGGGAGGAAATTGAACAAATGGCATTTGTTAAGTATAGGGCTAAGCCACATTGGGCTAAAAATAGGAATGTAGCTTTTGTTGATGTGCAAAAAAAGTATCCAAAGTTTAACAAGTTTGTTGGTGCTAAGGTACAATTGGATCctaaaaatatgttttctaGTGAATGGTCAGATGAAATATTGTTTGGAAAACAACAAGGTTTAAAAAGTGATGGATGTGCCTTAGAAGGGATGTGTATTTGTTCAGAAGATAGGCATTGTAGTCCATCaaaagggtatttttgtaagCCAGGACTTGTTTATCAAGAAGCACACGTGTGTAGgttttcatcaatttcaacaagtTGA
- the LOC107028848 gene encoding probable beta-1,4-xylosyltransferase IRX9H has translation MASIRRTLSPVPRPGSAMNGEVCSVASPLSKSSSCTNSNTPTGASLSSFGSLDYAIYKVQTFLVGLLSRRSSRPLERSKLKGLIWRRAILQFFFCFVLGVFIGLTPLLNLSTNFISKHQALSFEVLQPEENARSYDVSRNVTSTTEGLPIMDNSTSEPNLVHVELKEDTTYNASFNQLLDQDPIVSRKLLIIVTPTETRPFQAYYLNRLAYALELVPSPLLWIVVEMDSQSVETADILRRTGVMYRHLVCSKNLTDVKEKNVHLRNVALSHIETHHLDGIVYFADEYNIYSADVFEQMRQISRIGTWIVARLAENNRKVILQGPICNGSQVIGWHSEGRTKRFQRFYAEISGFAFNSTILWDTKRWHRPTLEPIRQSDTAKASSQVSTFIEQMVEDESQMEGLPMNCSRIMVWQFNTEILYPYPHEWLVKNYSITSTSAG, from the exons ATGGCTTCGATTAGAAGAACGTTGTCACCAGTGCCTCGTCCTGGAAGCGCTATGAATGGAGAAGTATGTTCTGTAGCCTCTCCACTGTCCAAGTCTTCATCATGTACCAATAGTAATACACCAACTGGTGCATCACTTTCGTCTTTTGGTTCATTGGATTATGCCATCTACAAGGTTCAGACATTTCTAGTTGGTCTTTTGTCACGACGATCTTCTAGGCCCTTAGAAAGGTCAAAGTTGAAGGGGCTCATTTGGAGGAGAGCTATTCTGCAATTCTTTTTCTGTTTTGTTCTTGGAGTATTTATTGGCCTTACTCCATTACTAAATTTGTCAACAAATTTTATCTCTAAACATCAAGCTTTATCCTTTGAGGTCCTCCAGCCAGAAGAAAATGCTCGATCATATGATGTATCTAGAAATGTGACTTCAACCACTGAGGGCTTGCCTATCATGGATAATTCGACATCAGAGCCTAACTTAGTACATGTTGAACTGAAAGAAGACACTACCTACAATGCCTCCTTTAATCAATTACTTGACCAAGATCCGATAGTGTCCCGTAAACTTTTGATTATTGTGACTCCTACAGAAACCCGTCCATTTCAAGCATACTATCTAAATCGTCTGGCCTATGCATTAGAGTTGGTGCCTTCTCCTTTATTATGGATAGTTGTTGAGATGGACTCCCAATCTGTTGAAACTGCTGATATATTGAGAAGAACCGGAGTAATGTACAGACATCTTGTGTGCAGCAAGAACTTAACTGATGTGAAAGAGAAAAATGTGCATCTAAGGAATGTGGCACTCTCTCACATTGAAACACACCACCTTGATGGCATCGTCTATTTTGCTGATGAGTACAACATATACTCTGCTGATGTCTTCGAGCAGATGAGACAGATCAG CCGGATCGGGACATGGATTGTGGCAAGACTAGCTGAAAATAATAGGAAAGTTATCTTGCAGGGTCCAATCTGTAACGGCTCTCAGGTTATAGGTTGGCATAGTGAAGGCAGAACAAAAAGATTTCAGAGATTCTATGCAGAAATATCGGGATTTGCATTCAATAGTACGATACTTTGGGATACAAAGAGGTGGCACCGACCAACACTAGAACCTATAAGGCAGTCTGATACAGCCAAAGCTAGTTCCCAA GTGAGCACATTTATCGAACAAATGGTGGAAGATGAAAGCCAAATGGAAGGCTTACCAATGAACTGTTCAAGAATCATGGTTTGGCAATTCAACACGGAGATATTGTACCCATATCCTCATGAATGGCTGGTGAAAAATTACTCAATAACCAGTACTTCAGCTGGATGA
- the LOC107028193 gene encoding uncharacterized protein LOC107028193 gives METSSEGGTHDASDSPIDLNLPLPVRMNGRESQHLSIRNPSKQLPSQDGVDGSAGDKIGSPSLRLRKGIDQTSKGGDANLRKHSRWDLQEDVANVAKCHKTQKVRLMTELLSGKFNEGRSSMNAKLISVNNMPMELNRGASPMDKGKRMAVSPSENGYQDKLRQTLRSFTNAQKHVNNDPTQRNNIPYWPTILKDSKSCEPLKVNGVGSSGSLLKEVISTGRQSNLVQLDQSRKNSFININSIIGLNYNSILQINQQPLKFSEKKASTYMPPPTNTRIFSNWHKVNFPQTQNGVFPWGNLGSTNLNTSYASDGLLRSNTSTIQVKDQTTQLSNSVQVSSPVTPRWGSHNVEISSPMKFPIAQDTTFQPYHLAENHKFGKVVISPVQKGKTISDLKSTNSMRDKDKSIKGLRSLNIFSNEGMLATQKRPFTPCNIHPPFLYNGSFLPHHRLKESSGFHTSNVPEIQSSRQHVSCSKDQSITLGPQQKKRKAHALEKLDIRELQQSTSSSGILHTTRSSGSKINMMQNDNISKTLDMRSSYTPATILPVIRISKENPPCLFNQSPGDIADADDERYFRTTEDQTTRNKSALREN, from the exons ATGGAGACATCAAGTGAAGGAGGTACTCATGATGCAAGTGATTCACCTATTGATCTTAATCTTCCATTGCCAGTAAGAATGAATGGTAGGGAAAGTCAGCATCTTTCGATACG TAACCCCTCAAAGCAACTTCCTTCCCAAGATGGAGTCGATGGAAGTGCAggagacaaaattggatcaccTTCTCTTAGATTGAGAAAGGGAATTGATCAAACATCAAAAGGAGGTGATGCAAATCTAAGAAAACATAGTAGGTGGGATTTGCAGGAAGATGTTGCAAATGTTGCAAAGTGTCATAAAACTCAAAAAGTGCGATTGATGACCGAATTGTTGAGTGGAAAATTCAATGAGGGAAGAAGTTCTATGAACGCTAAACTAATTTCAGTGAATAATATGCCCATGGAGCTAAATAGAGGTGCATCACCTATGGATAAGGGTAAGAGGATGGCGGTTTCTCCCTCAGAAAATGGATATCAAGACAAGTTACGTCAAACTCTAAGAAGCTTCACAAATGCTCAAAAACATGTTAATAATGACCCAACTCAAAGAAATAACATTCCATATTGGCCGACTATACTGAAGGACAGTAAAAGTTGTGAGCCTCTCAAGGTCAATGGGGTTGGATCAAGTGGATCTTTACTGAAAGAAGTAATTTCGACTGGAAGACAATCAAATTTGGTTCAATTAGATCAATCCAGGAAAAATAGTTTCATCAACATCAACTCAATCATTGGCCTGAATTATAACTCAATACTACAAATAAATCAACAACCTTTaaagttttcagaaaaaaaagCATCAACTTATATGCCACCACCAACTAATACGAGGATATTCAGTAATTGGCATAAAGTGAATTTTCCCCAAACCCAAAATGGAGTATTTCCATGGGGAAATTTAGGATCAACCAATTTGAATACATCTTATGCTAGTGATGGATTGCTCAGAAGTAATACTTCAACCATACAAGTGAAGGATCAAACAACACAACTTTCAAATTCAGTGCAAGTTTCTTCTCCTGTTACCCCCAGATGGGGGTCGCACAATGTTGAAATATCAAGTCCTATGAAATTTCCTATTGCGCAGGACACAACTTTTCAACCTTACCATCTAGctgaaaatcataaatttggAAAAGTTGTTATTAGCCCAGTTCAAAAAGGAAAGACTATAAGTGACCTTAAAAGTACGAATTCAATGAGAGATAAGGACAAGAGCATCAAAGGTTTGAGGTCTTTGAATATTTTCTCCAATGAGGGAATGTTAGCAACACAAAAAAGACCTTTTACCCCTTGCAACATCCACCCACCTTTTCTCTACAATGGATCATTCTTGCCTCATCATCGGTTGAAGGAATCCTCTGGTTTTCATACGAGTAATGTTCCTGAAATTCAAAGCTCTCGACAACATGTTTCTTGCTCTAAGG ATCAAAGCATAACTCTTGGACCCCAACAGAAGAAAAGAAAGGCTCATGCACTTGAAAAACTTGACATAAGAGAATTACAACAGTCTACATCTTCAAGTGGCATTCTGCACACTACTAGAAGTTCTGgttcaaaaattaatatgatgCAGAATGATAATATTTCTAAAACATTAGACATGAGGAGCTCTTACACCCCTGCAACTATATTGCCTGTCATTAGAATTTCTAAAGAGAATCCTCCTTGTCTTTTTAATCAAAGTCCTGGTGATATTGCGGATGCTGATGATGAAAGGTATTTCAGAACTACTGAGGATCAAACAACTCGCAACAAGAGTGCTTTGCGAGAAAACTAG